A segment of the Myxococcus guangdongensis genome:
TCGAGGCGGGCTATTCGACCCGCGACATCCAGGTCGTCGACGAGGCCGTGTTCGTGGGCGGCGACACGCGCGTGACGCTCCAGGCGTCTCGCGAGATGATTCAGGCGCCCGAGGGAAGCCAGGAGCATTACAGCTCGACCAACCTCGTCGGTCCCCAGGTCACGAGGATCTGCATCAACCCCACGGCCGATTTCAACAACATCCTCGTCTTGGACCAGGGACTCAACCTGGCCATCGAGAACTACAACGCGCTGGGCCTGCGCTTCACCATGGTGCGCGATTCGACGACCGGCTGCTCCGCCACCATCGTCGCGCAGATGTCCACCCTTCGCCCCGAGAACTGGGCGGGGTTCCCCGAGGGCGGTCTGCCCTTCGGCTCCATCAACATGGTTGACGCGATGAGGTATCAGACCTTGGACGTCAGCGAGCACATCATCACGCACGAGCTCGGCCACACGCTCGGCCTGCGCCACACGGACCTTTACAACCGCAGCGTCAGCTGCCAGCCCCCCTACGACGGCGTCGAAGGGCCCGAGAACGTCGGCATCGTCCACATCGACGGGACGCCGGTGGACGCCGTGTGGGACGGGTCCGTCATGAACGCCTGCCCCCACGCCAACAGCAGCGGCGAGTTCACCGACTGGGACAAGTTCGCGCTGAGAAAGCTCTATGGCCAGAGCGTCACCCCGAGCTGCGGGAGCGTCGACGTCATGGAGTATCGTGGGCAGACGGGGAAGCAGCTTCAGTGCACCTGCTCCTCGGGGGGCTCGGGCTCGGTCTGGGGGACGAACCTCTACACCGATGACTCGAACATCTGCCGCGCCGCGGTGCACGCGGGGGTGATGACCACCAGCGGTGGGACGGTGACCATCGAGGTGCAGCCGGCCCAGAACACGTTCATCGGAACCACCCGCAACGGCGTCACCACGTCCTCCTACGGCTACTGGGGCGGGAGCTACCGCTTCATCGGGCCGCAGATTCCGCAGCCGCAGCCGGCGCCGCTCTGCTCGACCTTCAACATGATGTCCTACCGCGGTCAGACCGGCAGGGCCATCCGCTGCGGCTGCCCCTCGGTGAGCCTGGGCGCGTCGTTCTGGGGCACGGACCTGTACACCGATGACTCGGATGTCTGCGTAGCCGCCGTGCACGCGGGCGCGATTCCCGCCTCCGGTGGAAACGTGACCGTCACCATCCAGCCGGGCCAGAGCAGCTACACGAGCACCCACCGCTACGGCGTCACCTCGTCCTCCTACGGCTACTGGGAGGGCAGCATCTCCCTGAGCCCGTAGTCCTCACCTCGGCAACGGGTGGCCCGGAGGAAGGTGCTCCGGGCCACCCCACCCAATCACAGACGCCGGAGTACCCACGCGGGTTCACGCCCACCCGGGTCACGGGGGTCCGCGTTGCGCCTCCTGCTTTTGCATGCTATGCGGACAAGGCAGTTCTAAATGCAGTTGATTGGGGGATTGGGGAAACCATGAGTGTGAAACAAGCGATTGCCGCCTGGGGGCTGGCATTGCTGTGCACCGCACCGCCGGCGCTGGCGAACAGCGGGGATGACATGTCTCCGGTGCGAGACTGGAATTGCGACGGAGTCATCAACTCCTACGACCTGTTCCGGTACGAAACCTACGAGCGGCGGCGGGGCTGGCCACCCTGGCCTCTCGACCGCAACGGCAACCCCTTCTACGACCCGAATCCCACCTGCGAGCGCTGCCATGAGGGGAGCCTCCAGACGCGGGAGCCGCCCTCGGACCACTCGTTGGGCGAGGTGATGCTGGGCGGCTGCGCGTAGCCGCGCGGGAACCCCTTGAAGCACCGGGCCCGGTCGGCATGCGCCACGCGTGCCGCCGGGCCCATTCATCTGACGGAGCCGTTGCATGCCGTCTGCCAATCCGGCGCGCGCCAGGGGCCCGGCCCTGACGGGATGACGCATTGGGGCCCAGGCCCCCTGGCCTGGCGCATCGGAAGGCCTGGAGGCATGGGGTTTGAATCACGACGTCCCCATGAATGCTCCCGACGACCGACCGCCCTTACCGGCCCCTCCCCCGCCTCCACGGGCGAGGTGGCCCTGGGTGGTGGCGCTCCTTCTGCTGTCCTGCTGCGGCTTCAACGTGTTCGCGGTGATTCTCCCCAAATACGAGGCGGCGCAGCAGGACCGGGCCCGGCTCGACCTGAAGAACCTCCGCAGTGCGTTGGTCAACTACCGGAAGAGGACAGGGCGATATCCGACGCGAGAAGAGGGGCTCCAGTCCCTGGTGACGAGCGGGCACCTCGCAGGGCCCATACCGCTCGACCCCTGGGAGCGGCCCTATGGCTACTCGGTGGAGGGCGACTCCATGGAGGTGTGGAGCCTGGGCCCGGATGGCCGTCGCGGCTGTACGTGCGACGACCTCGAGGATGGATACCCCGACCGACAGCCGACGTGCGCGACTCCTCCGCACGCGCGATGACCGTCGGGGCCCGCGGCGGGATTCAAGCGACGCGGGGGAAGTCCACCTCGGTGCCCGCCACGACGTTGAGGTAGTTGGTGAGCACGTTCTGCGCGACGGCGGCCACCACCTCCACCAGCTCCGCGTCGCTCAATCCCACCCGGCGCGCCTGCGCCAGCTGCGGGCCCACGTCCGCCGCCCGCGTCCGGGCGATGGCCACCGCCAGGTCCAGGATGGCCTGCTCACGCGCATCCGCCGAGCGCCCCGCGCGGAACCCCGTCAGCTCATCCGCCTTCACCCCCTGCCCCTTCGCCAGCGCCGTGTGCGCGGAGAGGCAATAGGTGCAGCGGTTCAGCTCCGCCACCGCGATGGCGATGGCCTCCTGCGTGCGCGCGGACAGCTTCGCGCCGCCCATGGCGTTGAAGTAGCCCGCCACGGCCTCGAGCGCCGCGGGCGAGTGGGCGAAGGTGGAGAACATCTTCGGCACCCCTCCGAACTTCGTCTTCAGGGCGGCGAGCGTGGGCTCGGAGGCGGCGGGCGTGTTCGAGGGGCCAACGGGGGCAATCAGGGGCGTCGTCATGGGGTACTCCCGGGGACAGCGGGTGGTTCGGTCGTCGATTGGTATCGACTCGATACTAAATGCGCCGCGCCCTTCGACTTGTCAACTCAGTATCGACACGATACCTTTTGACCCATGGCCGGTGACCGCCTCTACGCGCTGCTCGAGCGACTCGGGAACCTGCTCCGCACGGAGGAGCGGGCGGCGGGGCTGCCCCATGGGTTGCAGCCGGTGCACCTGCAGGCGCTGCGCTATCTGCAGGCGTGCAATCGCTACAGCAACACGCCCGCGGCGCTGACGGAGTACCTGGGGCTCACCAAGGGCACCGTGTCGCAGACGTTGCTGTTGCTGGAGGAGAAGGGGCTCTTGCGCAAGGAGGCGGACACGGAGGACCGGCGCGTGGTCCACCTGCTGCTGACGGAAGCTGGCCGCGCGGTGCTGAGGGCGGCCCTGCCACCGGAGCTCTTCAAGCGGGCCCTCGCGCGGCTGCCCGGCGATGGCGAGGGGCTCGAGGAGGCGCTCACCGGGCTCTTGAGCGCCCTGCAGGCGGCGAATGCGCAGCGGAGCTTCGGCGCCTGCGCCACCTGCAAGCACTTCCAACGCGAGGGCGCGGGGCGCTTCCGCTGCGGACTGACGCGCGAGCCGCTGTCCCGCGAGGACAGCCAGCTGTTGTGCCGGGAGCACGAGGCCCTGCCCGCGCCCCACTGACACCGGGCTCAGTGCGTGAGGCCGGTTCCGACGGTCGCGAGGTTCAGCGTCAGCACCACGTAGGCCGTCTTGCCTTCGACCACGGTCACCTCCTCCGACTTCGAGACGTAGCCCTCCTTGGAGGCCACCAGCGTGTAGACGCCCGGGGCCACGTCCACCAGGGCGAAGCCGCCGTAGGAGTCCAGCGTGAAGGCGATGTGGCTGGTGCCCTGGAGCACCACCCGGACACCCGAGCTGTCCGTGGTGTCCTGGAGGATGATGACGCCGGTGATGGCGATGAAGGGCTTGCGCTGGAGCGTGAGCGACACCGTCTCGGGCTCGGACGTC
Coding sequences within it:
- a CDS encoding type II secretion system protein GspG; the protein is MVALLLLSCCGFNVFAVILPKYEAAQQDRARLDLKNLRSALVNYRKRTGRYPTREEGLQSLVTSGHLAGPIPLDPWERPYGYSVEGDSMEVWSLGPDGRRGCTCDDLEDGYPDRQPTCATPPHAR
- a CDS encoding MarR family winged helix-turn-helix transcriptional regulator, whose translation is MAGDRLYALLERLGNLLRTEERAAGLPHGLQPVHLQALRYLQACNRYSNTPAALTEYLGLTKGTVSQTLLLLEEKGLLRKEADTEDRRVVHLLLTEAGRAVLRAALPPELFKRALARLPGDGEGLEEALTGLLSALQAANAQRSFGACATCKHFQREGAGRFRCGLTREPLSREDSQLLCREHEALPAPH
- a CDS encoding carboxymuconolactone decarboxylase family protein is translated as MTTPLIAPVGPSNTPAASEPTLAALKTKFGGVPKMFSTFAHSPAALEAVAGYFNAMGGAKLSARTQEAIAIAVAELNRCTYCLSAHTALAKGQGVKADELTGFRAGRSADAREQAILDLAVAIARTRAADVGPQLAQARRVGLSDAELVEVVAAVAQNVLTNYLNVVAGTEVDFPRVA
- a CDS encoding M57 family metalloprotease, which translates into the protein MFKQAAVLAATGVALLAGCGGVDEPQMEQEEIISNLIEAGYSTRDIQVVDEAVFVGGDTRVTLQASREMIQAPEGSQEHYSSTNLVGPQVTRICINPTADFNNILVLDQGLNLAIENYNALGLRFTMVRDSTTGCSATIVAQMSTLRPENWAGFPEGGLPFGSINMVDAMRYQTLDVSEHIITHELGHTLGLRHTDLYNRSVSCQPPYDGVEGPENVGIVHIDGTPVDAVWDGSVMNACPHANSSGEFTDWDKFALRKLYGQSVTPSCGSVDVMEYRGQTGKQLQCTCSSGGSGSVWGTNLYTDDSNICRAAVHAGVMTTSGGTVTIEVQPAQNTFIGTTRNGVTTSSYGYWGGSYRFIGPQIPQPQPAPLCSTFNMMSYRGQTGRAIRCGCPSVSLGASFWGTDLYTDDSDVCVAAVHAGAIPASGGNVTVTIQPGQSSYTSTHRYGVTSSSYGYWEGSISLSP